TGCCAGAAGGAGAGCCGGTTCTCGGCGCACGAGTACGAGACGAGATACTTGCCGTCGGGCGAAAAGGCCAGGGAGGTGATGGGGTGCGTGTGAGCGGGGATCATCTGGCACTTGTTCTGACGCAGCTCGTAGATGGCCAGGTTGCCGCTGTTGGCGCCGACGGCGATGCGGCGGGTCTGAGAGCAATGGGAGATCTGGTTGAACTTGCAGATCGGCGGGCAGAGCTCGGCCAGGCCGCGGACCTTCAGCTCGTTGCTGTCCACGCAGTGCAGCGCGATGTCCATGACCTCCACCAGCAGGCTGGCGATCTCCGACTGCATCTTGTCGATCAGCATCTCCACGCACTGCAGGATCTCGCCCTTGGCCTTGTACAGGACTGACTGCGTCAGGGGCGCGTTGATGGACTGCGCGTTCTGTTGCATCGTGTTGTACCTGGCCACCTCGCGGGCCATGGTGGTGATGAAGGCCGCCGGTCGGGCGGTGGCTATCAGGCGCAGGGCATGCCGGGCCGTGCGGCAGGCGTCCGCCTGTGGCGTCAGCGGAAGCTTGTAGTTCAGATTGGGCACCGCTTTGCCCTCGCACGAGATCTCCAGCAGGCCGAGCAGCACCTTGGACACGTCCAGGTAGGGCTCCCACACCGTGAAGCCCCTGCCCAGCAGGTCGATGGCCGCTCGCCGCAGCGGCGTGTACTGGGGCAGCTTGGGCGAGGGCGGCGCATACAGCAGGTGGGCCAGGGCCATCGAGGTGAGCCTGGCCAGGTTATTGGCTATGCCGAAGCCCTCCACCACGGACGATATGCGGCGCTCTCCGCTCTGTCCGGTCGCCCCAGTGGCGAGGCTGATGCTCCCGCGGTGGTTGGGCGACTCTTGTGAGATGTCCTGCCCGAACTCTGCCCCGATCACGCCCAGCAGGATGACGGCCGTGGTTTGCTTGCGTTTCAGCTCCGACAGACTAGACGGCTTGCGTAtgatctcctcctcctcctcctcgtagTCCTCGTCATGGTGCTGTTCCGCGCCGGGAATTCCTCCCGCCCCGGCACCCGCAGCTGAGCCACTAATTGAGTGGGtgccgttgctgccgccgccgcctccagcCCCGACGCTGGCATGGGATCCGCTCGAGCTCTGGCTGAGGAgcaccagctgctgctgggccccCACGATGGGCTCGGTGTGGGTGTAGAGGGGCAGGTACTGAGCCCAGCTTTCGACTAGCTGCTTTCGCCCCTTCTTGCCCATGCGGGTGAGCTCCCCGAGCAGGATCTGCTGGGCAGCCTCGCGGATTTCGATGCAGTGGTGCTGCCATCGCTTCACCATCATCTCCACCTGGGGTCGCTTGAACTTCTTCGGCTCGAGGGCCTCGATTTTGTCGGGCAACAGGAAGCAGTGGTGGGTGGCCAGGAGGCTCCAGGCATGCTTGATCTGTGAAATGTGGTGGGCGAGGATCTCCTCGCGCTCCTCCTCGTTGCTCAGCGTGGAGTCGGTCCGCTGAGCCAGGCGCTGCAGCTTCTTGTGCTTCTCGCTGTCCGGCAGGAAAGAGGCGGCGCTCATCGACAGCAGCGTGTTCGACATGGCTACCAGCGCCAGGATGTGGTTAGTCGTCAGCGTGGTGCTCAGCTCCCAGTGGAGGCGTGAAGTGAATATGGCGGTCAGGTGCTCCAggcgctgcagctcctccgGAAGCGGGCGCTTCTTCGAGCTGGAGGGCAGCTGGAGGCCCGGCGGAATGTCGTAGTTGTTCTGCCAAGTGGGCAGCAACAGGGACATGTAGCCCGCCTTGGAGAGCACCCCGTACGAGATGGGCACGATGGGACGGAGCAGGCCCAGCCGCGTCTCACACATCTTGTCCAGGTGCGGGTCCAGGCCCCACGAGTGGAGCAGCGAGAGGAGCAGCTGGGCCACCTCCATCACGTGGGTGACCTCCATCTTGGAGGCGATCTTGCTCTTCaggtcctgctgctcctcgtgcGACTCCACCGCCTTCTGCAAGCTCTCCACCTTGGCCTGAACCTTCTTCTCCACGATCTCCGTCTTCTCCTTGAACTTCTGGACGAGTCCGtgcttgtccttgtccttcaGGATCTTCTCCACGTCGACGGCCTTGTTCTTCACCTTGTTGAAGAAGTCCCCAATCTTCTTGCTCGCGTCCAGGTGCATCGACTTGCCATCCTTCGGGTTCTGCAGGTGCACCCCCAGCGCCTCCAAGGTGGCCGGCGTCATCTGGGCGTACTCCTCGCTGTGCAGCTCGAAGATCAGTCCCTCGATGTCGAAGAACAGGATGTGGCTCTCGGCGTCCTTGGGGTTGGTGCGCAGTCCCTGGATCACCAGTGGATTGCTGCGGTGCTTCATGAGGAAGTCAAAGTTCCCTTGGTTGTggccctgcagctgctggagctgggtGATCCCGCGCTGGGTGGCGTGGCGGATGGCGTTCATGTTCCTCGACTTGAGGCCGCGGAAGAAGTGAACCGCCGGATTGGCCATCCCCATTTCGCTGGTCGAGGCGCCGCTCACCCCCGAGGAGCCACCACCAACCCCGTCCTCGCCTGCCTGCTCGTCGCAGGCGGAGAGCACCTCTTCGGCCAGCATTCCGTGGAGCACCCGGTCCAGGTGGCCGGTTTCCATCTGCCACACGTAGACGGAGCCGTCCGAGCAGCCCACGATGAGGAAGTCGTCCAGTGGACGCCACTTGATGGTCACCACGGGGAACAGGTGGCGACTGGCCAGGGTAACGCACTTGCGCTCCTGCAGGGAGACAAGAGTCACCGAGTGGTCCGAGGCCACCGAGCAGATGCACTTGAGGATCCGCGGGCTGCAGCTTTCCGGCGGCACAAGCAGCTGGGTGATCTCCCCCGCGTGCACGCAGAAGCGGTGCAGCATGCTGCCGCTGTACAGGTCCCAGAGGCAGACGGCAAAGTCGATGCCGCCGGACAGCAGGTGCGACTTCTCGTACCGCGAGTGGATCATGGAGGGACAGAGCAGGCAGTTCACCCTGCCGCGGTGTCCGTAGAGGATCTGGTGCGACGGCCAGTCGCTGAAGTTCTGCTTGATGCCAACCAGCAGCTGCATCATCACCGTCTGGGTGGCGGGCACGATCACAATGCTGCCATCCTCGCGCCCGATGACCAGCCGACTCTGTTGCGGCAAGTATATGCTCGAGGTGAGTTTAACCGGGGACTCGGTGATCCTCGACAGCTGATCCAGTATCCCCACGGGCGGCGGATCCATAATGGACCAGGCCTCTACCAGAGAAGTGCACACGTGTGGCTTGAGGACGCGCGGCGGCATCTGCTTGGCCTGCAGTATGCTGATGTTGTCCAGCGGTACCTCCGGCACATTCCACACCGAGATGTACCCCTCAGAGTCGCCGCGCAGCAGGTTGTGCTGtccgccactgccgctgccgctgccgttgccatttccattgcctATTGCGTTGCTTCCGGCCAGCAGCAGTTTCATGGCTGGTGGACAGGAGAGTACCTTGTCGCCGGCATGCTGGAGCACGTAGTACAGGTAGGGGGCGTCCCGGACGACGCTCTTCGAGTGGAACTCCTTGTTGTCGGGGATGCAGTTGGCGGGCAGCCTGTACAGGTAGCCCTTGCCCTCGTCCGTCCAGAGCATGACGCGGTCAGATGTGATGAAGTCGCCGCCCTGCCAGCGCTCGCGGGCCGGCGCGATCACGGAGCAGAGAACGGTGAAGTCCCCGGCGTCGTAGATCTGCCAGTACTTTGTGCACACCAAGAGCACTGTGCGCTGGTTCTGGGCACAGCAGTTCATGGTTATGGCGTTGAGGCAGCGGATCTCCTTCGACTCGTTCTCGTAGATGGGCTCCGCGTGCTTGTTCTCGTTCCCCGTCAGAGTCCACACCTTCACTGTGCCCGTGGTGGTGATGGCCAGGACCACGTCGTCCTTGCGCCGCATGGGCCGGAGCACGTGGATGGCCGAGATCCAGTCTGGCTTCACCTTGGAGCTGAGCACGTAGATTACTTCCAGGCTGAACGGGTCCATCACCATGATCTCGGCGTAATAGCCGATGCAGAACAGACGAATGTCCTCGCTATTGGCCGTGTGATAGCTCTGGATCTGTGTGTGCACCTGCGGCAGCTTGACTGCCTCCATGCACTTGCCGTCGATGAGGTCCCAGGTGCACATCTCGCCGTTCTCCGAGGAGCTCACCAGGAAGTTGTTTTCGGGCAGCAGCGAGGCCCGCACCAGGCAGAGCACCGGAGCCGAGTGGCCCACCAGCAGGCAGCGGGGCGACATCTTCAGTGTGCTGGGCTCCACCTGCCAGAGACAAATCTGTCCGTCGTAGCAGCCGGTGACCAGGGTGCACTGGTCGTCCGAAAGAAACACACTGGAGATGCAGTGCGTGGGCGCCGTGGGTCCCCACAGCACCACCGGCACCACCAGATTGGTACTCACCATGGTGACTCCCACACCACCCTTACCCTTGGTCCTGTTCCCCAATCACTCCTTACTGCCTCCTCCTTGCGCTTCTCTTGCGGGGCTGCTCTGGGCTCTGCAAGAAGTATTCTTAAGTTAACATTTGCTCGACCTCGAGTGCGcgcctgtgtatgtgtgagcaGTGCCTGGTCGTACAGAGGGAGCTGCAAACATTGCAATTGCGGGGGCAGGCTTGCATAACCGTCAACTGTTGGCGGAACAGCACGGACATACAACTAAAAGTCCCGAGCAGGGAGTGCCTAGAAGTGCCTCTCCTTTCCGTTCCATTCGTAGCATGAATCCGAGTCTAGATCTACTACTGACGGTGTCCACTCTTCTGTGCACATTCCGAGATAACAGTTAACGTGAACAGGTGACTGTGGTAGTGAGTGGCTGTTGGGTTATcggaatcgaatcgaatcagcTCTCCCCCCCGGTCATACTCCCACTGGTTCCTCCACTCATTCACGCATTTGTGCTCTGCTCGTGTGTAGTTTGCTGCTGCCAGCTGTTACTGTACTTTGTGCCTGGCCACTGGAATGGCAAAGATAAACAAGAGATTCGAGCCGATCCAACTGGGGTTAtacaatagcaatagcaatagcaataaCATTGGAGACGGGAGCAGACACGAGCTGGGGCacgggctggggcaggggcaaccTTGGATCCGCAGTCACTTTTAAGGACGGACGACCGGAATGGCAGGGAATGCATTAGCATGGAAACTGATCGGATCGGGGCTGTCAGCAATTGAGGCACGATAAATTAATTGAGCAGACGAGACTATTTGGCATCGCCGCAACCCAAACCAAACGGAttgctgctggctgtctgTATGTCTCTCTggcctacacacacacacatactcatTCGCCTAGAGTCCAATCGCACACACAACTACGCAGAAAATGGGCActagacgcacacacacacacgggcgCACACACATTGGCCAATGCGCCAACAACAATAAttgtagatatgtatgtaactTAGAATTTCGCTAACATTTCTCTGGTGTGTTTTCCGTATTGGGGTGGCGCGTGATTCCCTTCCCGATTCCCGATAGCTGTGGTATAGCTACTCAATCGCTTTGATTCCTTGGGTTTGTTGATTGGGAATATTGATTGATCCtgatccgcatccgcatccgcatccgtgTGCTGTTTTTTCGGTCTCGTGCTTTttctccggctgctgctgctgttgctgcattcCAAGTTGTGCGTATAAGAGAGGAGCGAACTTcaatgtcgtcgtcgtcgctgtcgtcCCACGATTCTAATTCATATGCACACTTCCCCTCGtacgtgctgctgctggctaacAATTACAACACACACGTTGatattgcttttgcttctgcggctgttattgttgttgttacttctgtttttgttattgcTGACAATTTTTCATATTATGcatatttccattttgtttttgattcgTCCGAACTGTTGCTCTCTCGTACAAGTTTGAATGGCACTACTAATGGTCGATACACACGCACTCAAACAATTGATTTTAGCAATTGATTTTTTATACTTTCTTATACATATTTCCCTTTTTTGTACGACTGaggcagaagaaaaaaaagcaacgaaAATATCTTATCGACCGTGGGGTAAGATTTTCGATAAGTTTTAGTGTTGCCACACTTCCGAATCGATTACTGCGACACCAGCGTGCGAAGGGGCGACAACCCTGCttcaaaaatttaatattttacttCAATTGTTTATAATTTGATGGTTTTCGCGACACTTTCTATAAATTATGGGACAATATATGACTAAGATAGTTTTGAACGCAATCGCGACATCTTTCATAGCATTTGGGCCATTTTAAACACGAGCCCACATGGAGTGGGCGACTATGTTGTTACTTTTGGCCCAACGGACAACACTTTACACACAATTGCATTTTGCACAATGCACTGCCTATTTAAGCACAAATCATTTCAAAGCGTCCAGAGATAAGTCCATAGGCTTTGATCTGGTTTTAATAATCACTCGCAGGATATGTTtagtaaaaataaacattaaaaaaatagCTCGGCACACAGGCAGAAAGTGGTCCAGTTGTTTGCAGGACAAACAATTGCTTAAATCGAATCATATTGAACAATCTAACAAGGTATCGTTAAATATATAAGTGCTATATTGGTTTACTTACTACTTTATATAGtttgtgcaatttttttgtactttaatTCCCCtttattttgaatttacaacACAATTCGTAAAGAACACACACTTTTGAATGGCCAGCAGAGAAATAAAAAGTCGTGCTGCCAACTTGTCGCAAAGAAAAGGCGCGAGTGTCGCGCAGTAGTAAAAAATATATcgattaaaaaatttaaataatctACACTGTAAACGTTGATGTAATTAAAAACACGCATTTTTGCATCTATTTGGTGATGTATgttttgttaaaatattaaattctTGCAGAGGTAGCCCGGCCGATAGTTTTAGAGTATCAACAGCTGTTGATACCCTTATGACAGCCATACCCGTTTGTTGGTAGAGTTCGTCATCCCTCTGCCGAAATATACAATTAAGAAATACCTGGGTGATAGAAACGTATTTACTATAAGCTGGAGTTATGTTTGAATCAATTTTAGAGTGACAAAGTGCGACAACGGATGTAAATGCGTCGTGCATAGGTGTATATAGAATCGAAAGAGTATCTGTCCGAGGTTTGAATAAAAaagttttcattgtttttgttttgccacaACGTAGACAGAGCCGCATCCACATCATACGGCCGCCTCATGACTCTGGCTATAGCAAATTGAGAATGCTCATAATTGGATTAGTGCTATTCATTGACTGACCGATTAATGCCTCAGCCTGgtgaaatatgcaaaaagtCGGCAATAACCTGTACGTGATATGCCATTTGTGGGTGTTCCTCGGTCTGCTGGCTCAGGGAATCTCACAGAAGCACTACACACGGGCGCGCATGTTGGAGCTGCGGTAAGTAGCTTGTATTGGCATCAAAGCGTTCAACACTTTACCATCCTCATGCTACTCCCCTAGAGAGGATGTTCGGCGTATGTTCCAGCACGCTTACGACGGCTATCTGACGCACGCCTCCAACTATGACGAGCTACGCCCACTCACCTGCGACGGCCACGACACCTGGGGCAGCTATTCGCTTACGCTAATCGATGCCTTGGACACATTGGCCACTATGGGCAACTTCACCGAGTTTCAGCGAGTCTTCACTCTGCTCACAAAAAAGATGAACTTCGACCGGGACATCAACGTGTCCGTCTTCGAGACTAACATCCGTATCGTGGGTGGTCTGCTGTCCGCCCATTTGCTGTCGCGTCGCGCTGGCGTCGCGCCGGAGCCGGGCTGGCCCTGCCAGGGTCCATTGCTGCGCATGGCCGAGGACGTGGCCCGACGCCTGCTGCCGGCCTTTGACACCAACACGGGCATGCCCTACGGCACGGTGAATCTCCGCTACGGTGTTCCCAAGGGCGAGACTCCAGTGACTTGCACAGCCGGTGTGGGCACCTTTCTCGTCGAGTTCGGCACGCTGAGCCGCCTAACCGGCAACAAAATCTACGAGGAGGTGGCGCTGCAGGCCGTGTACGCCCTCTGGGAGCATCGATCTCCCATCGGCCTCTTCGGCAATCACATTGACGTGCAGAGCGGCCGCTGGACAGCCCTCGACTCGGGCATCGGCGCGGGCGTCGACTCCCTATTCGAGTATCTGGTAAAGGCCGCTATACTGCTCAACCGGCCGGAGCTTCTCGAGCTCTTTCACGAGGCGCGAGCCGCCATCGACAAGTACATGCGCAAGGAGGACTGGTACGTGTGGGTAGGCATGAACAAGGGCCACGTCACTCTGCCAGTCTTCCAGTCGCTCGAGGCCTTCTGGCCCGGCATCCTCAGCATCATCGGCGACACGGAGCCGGCCATGCGCACCATCGTGCGCTACATCAGCGTGTGGAAGAAGTACGGGTTTTTGCCCGAGTTCTACAATATTGCCGCCGGCGAGGCGTCCCCTGATCGCGAGGTCTACCCCCTCCGCCCGGAGCTAATAGAGTCGgcaatgtatctgtatcgatCCACCAAGAACGAATACCTGCTCGAGCTTGGAGAGCGGGTGCTGGAATCGCTCGAGTTCAGTGCCAAGACCAAGTGTGGGTACGCAACGGTAAGCATAACTCAAAGCTGATTCTTCCCGTCGATTATTTTCGCTCTTCTGGCAGATTCGCAATGTGCTGACGCATGAGAAGGAGAACCGGATGGAGTCGTTCTTCCTGGCTGAGACGAGCAAGTACCTGTATTTGCTCTTTGACAGTGACAACTTTCTGCACAGCGACGGGGCCCAAGGTGAGCTGGTAGAAACGGAGGAGAACGCGTGCGTCGTACAGGCCGGCGCCTACATTTTCAACACGGAGGCACACCCCATGGACATGTCGGCCCTGCACTGCTGCCACGACCACAATGAGGATATATTCGGCTCCCTGGACCTGCAGCGACTCAGCGCCAATGCGATCTTCAAGCGCAGTCGCGAGCAGCAATTGGTCGAACAAGAGCACTGGGTGCCTCAGTGCCAGTCGCAGGACTTTCCCAACTACGATGCGGAGCCGATCCCCGATCGAGACCGGGATCGGGATAGGGACCAGGAAAAGGGCAAACACTCCACCACCATGGCCGTAGACATCGAGGTTTTCGACGAGTTTGAACAACCGGTGGGGGATGTGCTGGTGAGCAACTTCGAGCGTATACGAGAGGAGCGTGAACTCAACCAAAGCCTGTTGCAGATCAAGGTGCTGCGGAACCAGCTGACCGTCAGCGACCTAGATGAGTTCTTTGCCCGCCGCCGCGAGAACTTTGCTAGCACCACCGACGCCCTCAACTATGTGCTGGCCTTCATGGGCAAGTTTACAATGGATGTGGCATTCATCCGGGGCCTGCAGCTGTACgacagcaacatcagcaactTCCTCGGAGCGGGTGCTCAGAAGGAGTATGAGGAGCGCATGCGGTCCTTGTGGGAGCTGTACGCTCTGGAGCAGCAGTATGCGGCCAACGTCCTACTCATTCAGCACCTCCAGCTGCTTAGCTTCCAGACCGACGGCGAGGTGATGCGCACTCATCTGGCCGAGGTCCTAGACGGTCTTGATCGGCAGCAGGATCCTCTGCACACTCAGTTGGAGATTGCCGCCTTGGCGGACTCTTTCTCACATGCGAACTCAACTCCGCAAGTAGGCGACATCGACCAAGCTATCCTCAAGGCCTGCGTCGGCTACGAGATAGCCCTGATGAACACCACCGCCATGCAGGCGTTTGTACATCGCATCTACCTCATGGGCACCAAAGACGCGGCGCCCAGCTTTTCCCCACTGCTCGATCCTGTCGAGCTAGGCACCCTGAAGGTCGTCCAACTGAAGCCACCCGAACAGCGAGAGCTATTCAAGTACACGCGGCGCCTCGTGACTTTCCGGAAGCGGATGTCCGAGACGGTGGACCGCCTGCAAACCCTCATGCAAAAATTGACGCCGACCAAGGAGAAGGCCGTGGCTGTGGCGACAGCAACTGCTCAGCCGGCTGTTGTCCCAGCGGAGGCTCCGCCAGCCCCTAACACTAACACTGAAGTCAGGGAAAAGGCTGTGCAGCCCGAGCtgaagcagcagaaggaatCGGAGGAGCAAGTGGTGGATTCTGAGGAGGGATCGGTGTGGTCACAGTTTGTGCAGACCATACTGCGTAAGACCACTGTGCAGCGCGTGAAGTTCGACGAGGCGCTGCTGCAGGAGAAGACCCGCAAGGCGCTGGAAAAGCACTCCCACGACGAGAACCCCCGTGAGCTTTTCACCTGTCAGCGCCCCGAGTTTATCGAACAGTTTGCGTACCGAGAGTTCTACCCCGTGACGTAGTAGGGAGCTGCCTAGTCATCGTCCTGGACATTCACCACGAAAACTAAACACGACTGATCTGTAGATATGTATTTACTTAGTTAGAAGGTATTCACATCTGAACATCTGAATAGTTATGTTatcaactcaactcaacgcGTATCTATTGGATATATAGATATGCTGTCTGCCTATAATCTGCGACTGCATAGATAAATTCCTTAATTCCATTCCTGTTTAGTTTTCACAATAAGATTGATAAGATCATTAATAACATGGGAGGGCTCTGTTCAaggattgattgattgatgtaattttgtattttccacTCAGGCTGATCCCCTCTAGACTCAACTAAATTCtagttttaattgaattcggttaaattttaaagaaaaacgTGCGAGTGCTTTGAGCGTTCTAAGGATCTTTGGTTTAAAATTGGTAAATGTTGCTTTTGGAATCTGTATATAGGGAAATGGCTGAGGCTACAACCAATTTGTTAGCGAACTTCCGAATAATTTCGGATGTTGATGCCATTCAGAATTTTAAATTGGGATTAAAAACTGATATTGGTACACCTAACGTAGAAGTggtttgtttttaaaatgagTAGCAACCTTTGGGATGTTAACGTCGAACCAAAATTGAAAGGGATTTCCAGTAAGGGTTTTCTCAATAGTTTTAATAGGGTACATTCCTGCTCCCTCAGGCAGGGAGATGAGATGATGAGGATGCTCTTCCTTCTTTATTTCCTTTATTCTTTTGTCAGTTCATTTATCATAACGAATACTTATCATTTTGCTTCTGTTAATCACCAAAAACAAGGTTTGTAAATGCTtacatacaatatgtacataaattcaTAAAAGTATTTGGAAATCGTGTATGCGTGTTGACTATTTGCATTGACTGTTGTCGGCTGTATTGtaattaaattgatttatacctgtatttatgcattcaATTAGATTCGATTATCTAATATTGGCGACATTCAAGAGGCCCAGGAAAGGAGTAGTGTAGTCGATTGCGCAACAGAGCCATGGGGCAGAGGTTGCGAGTGTGTGTTCCGGCTCAGGCTGCGCCTGCGATTGCCTAAACACGCAATGGTAATCATTTCAATGGGTTTATTTTCGGAAATTCCTTTTACTTCAAGGATTCGGTTTGGCTTGTACCAAATTACGCCAATGACATGATATGAACTGGAAACGAAGTTGAAGTGAAAGTTTTTGAAGGGAATGGAATGCTGGGAGTGAAAAAGTATGCCGAAACTGTGCTATGCTATGGCTGGCAGGCCCTGCAGTGGCCTCTGACGTCGACGGAACTGTGATTGTGGGTCACACCCTCCACACCCTACTGCCGCAACTGCTTGCGGCTCGGCGCGGctcc
The sequence above is a segment of the Drosophila pseudoobscura strain MV-25-SWS-2005 chromosome X, UCI_Dpse_MV25, whole genome shotgun sequence genome. Coding sequences within it:
- the Rbcn-3B gene encoding WD repeat-containing protein 7 encodes the protein MVSTNLVVPVVLWGPTAPTHCISSVFLSDDQCTLVTGCYDGQICLWQVEPSTLKMSPRCLLVGHSAPVLCLVRASLLPENNFLVSSSENGEMCTWDLIDGKCMEAVKLPQVHTQIQSYHTANSEDIRLFCIGYYAEIMVMDPFSLEVIYVLSSKVKPDWISAIHVLRPMRRKDDVVLAITTTGTVKVWTLTGNENKHAEPIYENESKEIRCLNAITMNCCAQNQRTVLLVCTKYWQIYDAGDFTVLCSVIAPARERWQGGDFITSDRVMLWTDEGKGYLYRLPANCIPDNKEFHSKSVVRDAPYLYYVLQHAGDKVLSCPPAMKLLLAGSNAIGNGNGNGSGSGSGGQHNLLRGDSEGYISVWNVPEVPLDNISILQAKQMPPRVLKPHVCTSLVEAWSIMDPPPVGILDQLSRITESPVKLTSSIYLPQQSRLVIGREDGSIVIVPATQTVMMQLLVGIKQNFSDWPSHQILYGHRGRVNCLLCPSMIHSRYEKSHLLSGGIDFAVCLWDLYSGSMLHRFCVHAGEITQLLVPPESCSPRILKCICSVASDHSVTLVSLQERKCVTLASRHLFPVVTIKWRPLDDFLIVGCSDGSVYVWQMETGHLDRVLHGMLAEEVLSACDEQAGEDGVGGGSSGVSGASTSEMGMANPAVHFFRGLKSRNMNAIRHATQRGITQLQQLQGHNQGNFDFLMKHRSNPLVIQGLRTNPKDAESHILFFDIEGLIFELHSEEYAQMTPATLEALGVHLQNPKDGKSMHLDASKKIGDFFNKVKNKAVDVEKILKDKDKHGLVQKFKEKTEIVEKKVQAKVESLQKAVESHEEQQDLKSKIASKMEVTHVMEVAQLLLSLLHSWGLDPHLDKMCETRLGLLRPIVPISYGVLSKAGYMSLLLPTWQNNYDIPPGLQLPSSSKKRPLPEELQRLEHLTAIFTSRLHWELSTTLTTNHILALVAMSNTLLSMSAASFLPDSEKHKKLQRLAQRTDSTLSNEEEREEILAHHISQIKHAWSLLATHHCFLLPDKIEALEPKKFKRPQVEMMVKRWQHHCIEIREAAQQILLGELTRMGKKGRKQLVESWAQYLPLYTHTEPIVGAQQQLVLLSQSSSGSHASVGAGGGGGSNGTHSISGSAAGAGAGGIPGAEQHHDEDYEEEEEEIIRKPSSLSELKRKQTTAVILLGVIGAEFGQDISQESPNHRGSISLATGATGQSGERRISSVVEGFGIANNLARLTSMALAHLLYAPPSPKLPQYTPLRRAAIDLLGRGFTVWEPYLDVSKVLLGLLEISCEGKAVPNLNYKLPLTPQADACRTARHALRLIATARPAAFITTMAREVARYNTMQQNAQSINAPLTQSVLYKAKGEILQCVEMLIDKMQSEIASLLVEVMDIALHCVDSNELKVRGLAELCPPICKFNQISHCSQTRRIAVGANSGNLAIYELRQNKCQMIPAHTHPITSLAFSPDGKYLVSYSCAENRLSFWQTSTGMFGLGQSQTRCTKGYSTAPIPDVSRLNPMRLAKLVWINNRTVTLMLADGSETRFNV
- the Edem1 gene encoding ER degradation-enhancing alpha-mannosidase-like protein 2 isoform X2, which produces MQKVGNNLYVICHLWVFLGLLAQGISQKHYTRARMLELREDVRRMFQHAYDGYLTHASNYDELRPLTCDGHDTWGSYSLTLIDALDTLATMGNFTEFQRVFTLLTKKMNFDRDINVSVFETNIRIVGGLLSAHLLSRRAGVAPEPGWPCQGPLLRMAEDVARRLLPAFDTNTGMPYGTVNLRYGVPKGETPVTCTAGVGTFLVEFGTLSRLTGNKIYEEVALQAVYALWEHRSPIGLFGNHIDVQSGRWTALDSGIGAGVDSLFEYLVKAAILLNRPELLELFHEARAAIDKYMRKEDWYVWVGMNKGHVTLPVFQSLEAFWPGILSIIGDTEPAMRTIVRYISVWKKYGFLPEFYNIAAGEASPDREVYPLRPELIESAMYLYRSTKNEYLLELGERVLESLEFSAKTKCGYATIRNVLTHEKENRMESFFLAETSKYLYLLFDSDNFLHSDGAQGELVETEENACVVQAGAYIFNTEAHPMDMSALHCCHDHNEDIFGSLDLQRLSANAIFKRSREQQLVEQEHWVPQCQSQDFPNYDAEPIPDRDRDRDRDQEKGKHSTTMAVDIEVFDEFEQPVGDVLIKVLRNQLTVSDLDEFFARRRENFASTTDALNYVLAFMGKFTMDVAFIRGLQLYDSNISNFLGAGAQKEYEERMRSLWELYALEQQYAANVLLIQHLQLLSFQTDGEVMRTHLAEVLDGLDRQQDPLHTQLEIAALADSFSHANSTPQVGDIDQAILKACVGYEIALMNTTAMQAFVHRIYLMGTKDAAPSFSPLLDPVELGTLKVVQLKPPEQRELFKYTRRLVTFRKRMSETVDRLQTLMQKLTPTKEKAVAVATATAQPAVVPAEAPPAPNTNTEVREKAVQPELKQQKESEEQVVDSEEGSVWSQFVQTILRKTTVQRVKFDEALLQEKTRKALEKHSHDENPRELFTCQRPEFIEQFAYREFYPVT
- the Edem1 gene encoding ER degradation-enhancing alpha-mannosidase-like protein 2 isoform X1, whose amino-acid sequence is MQKVGNNLYVICHLWVFLGLLAQGISQKHYTRARMLELREDVRRMFQHAYDGYLTHASNYDELRPLTCDGHDTWGSYSLTLIDALDTLATMGNFTEFQRVFTLLTKKMNFDRDINVSVFETNIRIVGGLLSAHLLSRRAGVAPEPGWPCQGPLLRMAEDVARRLLPAFDTNTGMPYGTVNLRYGVPKGETPVTCTAGVGTFLVEFGTLSRLTGNKIYEEVALQAVYALWEHRSPIGLFGNHIDVQSGRWTALDSGIGAGVDSLFEYLVKAAILLNRPELLELFHEARAAIDKYMRKEDWYVWVGMNKGHVTLPVFQSLEAFWPGILSIIGDTEPAMRTIVRYISVWKKYGFLPEFYNIAAGEASPDREVYPLRPELIESAMYLYRSTKNEYLLELGERVLESLEFSAKTKCGYATIRNVLTHEKENRMESFFLAETSKYLYLLFDSDNFLHSDGAQGELVETEENACVVQAGAYIFNTEAHPMDMSALHCCHDHNEDIFGSLDLQRLSANAIFKRSREQQLVEQEHWVPQCQSQDFPNYDAEPIPDRDRDRDRDQEKGKHSTTMAVDIEVFDEFEQPVGDVLVSNFERIREERELNQSLLQIKVLRNQLTVSDLDEFFARRRENFASTTDALNYVLAFMGKFTMDVAFIRGLQLYDSNISNFLGAGAQKEYEERMRSLWELYALEQQYAANVLLIQHLQLLSFQTDGEVMRTHLAEVLDGLDRQQDPLHTQLEIAALADSFSHANSTPQVGDIDQAILKACVGYEIALMNTTAMQAFVHRIYLMGTKDAAPSFSPLLDPVELGTLKVVQLKPPEQRELFKYTRRLVTFRKRMSETVDRLQTLMQKLTPTKEKAVAVATATAQPAVVPAEAPPAPNTNTEVREKAVQPELKQQKESEEQVVDSEEGSVWSQFVQTILRKTTVQRVKFDEALLQEKTRKALEKHSHDENPRELFTCQRPEFIEQFAYREFYPVT